From the genome of Metabacillus schmidteae, one region includes:
- a CDS encoding P-loop NTPase family protein: MYIGVVSRNHGYKKLFESYEQIETAPIFEKIKDDYNTSVSLSALLVDGELVQYTDLQKVREVFPDIEIFYKLHNVTSAISVKNIERVCASHKILAINEHLTPEQVTSEVVRIVSDHKGYASNRIVSFFGTHSGAGVSTTVLNLARNLSERIQGKVLVLSLNAWDPSDYFLDYRGQYLNDLKVDLKTRSLTETKLKEALFEYKGFYHLAGNRDIKLQRYYTNEEISHLIEVAKEIFEVILIDGGTHFDTACASQAFISSELKFIVTNQEDKGYRGYFPHVFQQLLEPTGTSKNDFMLVINKYQPNMSLISENDLEEELEMQKIALIPDLEVLGPIAIRQKKLLYDLTEGKTVYKKSLETISNLIISEAKLQEKKLQYESDRTSKGIFGFLSKKKEGVSH, translated from the coding sequence ATGTATATAGGTGTAGTAAGTCGAAATCATGGCTATAAAAAATTGTTTGAATCATATGAGCAAATAGAAACCGCTCCAATCTTTGAAAAAATTAAAGATGATTATAATACTAGTGTTTCTTTATCTGCTCTATTGGTTGATGGGGAACTCGTTCAATATACTGATTTACAAAAAGTACGAGAGGTTTTTCCAGATATTGAAATCTTTTATAAACTTCATAACGTAACTAGTGCTATTTCTGTAAAGAATATTGAGCGTGTATGTGCATCTCATAAAATCTTAGCAATTAATGAGCATTTAACCCCTGAACAAGTAACGAGTGAAGTTGTAAGGATTGTCAGTGATCATAAGGGTTATGCAAGTAATAGAATTGTAAGTTTCTTTGGTACTCACAGTGGGGCTGGTGTATCTACGACTGTTCTTAATTTAGCGAGAAACCTTTCTGAAAGGATACAGGGAAAAGTATTGGTGTTGAGTTTGAATGCCTGGGATCCATCTGATTACTTTTTAGATTATAGAGGGCAGTACTTAAATGATTTAAAAGTAGATTTAAAAACAAGGTCATTAACAGAAACCAAGTTAAAAGAAGCCTTATTTGAATACAAAGGATTCTACCATTTGGCGGGAAATCGTGATATCAAGTTGCAACGTTATTATACAAATGAAGAAATTTCCCATTTGATTGAAGTTGCAAAAGAGATATTTGAAGTGATTCTAATAGATGGTGGTACCCATTTTGATACTGCATGTGCATCACAAGCTTTTATATCAAGTGAATTAAAATTTATTGTTACTAACCAAGAAGATAAAGGATATAGAGGATATTTCCCTCACGTATTTCAACAGCTACTGGAACCTACAGGAACTTCAAAGAATGACTTTATGCTTGTGATAAATAAATATCAACCTAATATGTCATTAATTAGTGAGAATGACTTAGAAGAAGAATTGGAAATGCAGAAGATCGCTTTAATCCCCGATTTAGAAGTATTAGGGCCAATAGCAATCCGTCAGAAAAAACTGCTTTACGATTTAACAGAAGGAAAAACAGTTTATAAAAAATCACTAGAGACTATATCAAACCTAATTATCTCAGAAGCTAAGCTTCAGGAGAAAAAATTACAATACGAAAGTGATCGAACCAGCAAAGGAATTTTTGGCTTCTTATCCAAGAAAAAAGAGGGGGTATCTCATTGA